The following proteins are encoded in a genomic region of Candidatus Saccharimonadales bacterium:
- a CDS encoding site-2 protease family protein: MIISILLIIVIFSSVVLVHEWGHFVAARRNGIEVEEFGFGFPPRIFGIKRGQTLYSINWLPLGGFVRMKGEDQPGQAKGSFNAASLGAKVKVLIAGVSMNVLLGYVILVGLALAGLPKLVDGQFNIGHPSYAQTPAIMAADVIKNSPASQASISPGTLILSGNGQAFVTESDLTSFTKAHAGQTVSLVIKKRSSQPQTVTTQLNQQAGQTGYLGVTPLAVSSQRYGLWAPVVAAGITVQLVWRTLAGLAALIGGLVVHHRASAEVAGPVGIVVILNSIVHLGWTYLWLFVLTITISLAVINILPIPALDGGRLALVLAKSRYQGLSEAAENRIHKYGFIGLLIFMALITIIDVRRYL, translated from the coding sequence ATGATCATATCCATACTTTTAATCATTGTCATTTTTAGCTCTGTCGTGTTGGTACACGAGTGGGGCCACTTTGTGGCAGCCAGGCGTAATGGCATTGAGGTCGAAGAGTTCGGCTTTGGGTTTCCGCCCAGAATATTCGGCATTAAACGGGGTCAAACCCTCTACTCTATTAATTGGTTACCTCTAGGCGGTTTTGTGCGGATGAAGGGCGAGGATCAGCCAGGACAAGCCAAAGGCAGCTTCAATGCTGCTAGTCTCGGTGCCAAGGTCAAAGTCTTAATCGCCGGCGTTAGTATGAATGTTTTGTTGGGCTATGTTATTTTGGTCGGCCTAGCCTTGGCTGGTTTACCAAAACTAGTTGATGGGCAGTTTAATATTGGCCATCCCAGCTATGCCCAGACCCCGGCCATTATGGCAGCAGATGTCATCAAGAATTCTCCGGCCAGCCAAGCCAGTATTAGTCCTGGCACTTTAATTCTCTCCGGCAACGGGCAAGCTTTTGTAACTGAGAGCGATTTGACCAGCTTTACCAAAGCTCACGCTGGGCAGACTGTTAGTTTAGTGATAAAAAAGCGCTCTAGCCAGCCCCAAACAGTCACTACGCAGCTAAATCAACAGGCTGGCCAAACCGGCTATCTTGGCGTAACGCCGCTAGCGGTATCGAGCCAGCGCTATGGTTTATGGGCGCCGGTGGTAGCTGCTGGTATCACCGTTCAGTTAGTCTGGCGGACATTGGCTGGGCTGGCTGCTCTCATCGGTGGTCTAGTTGTGCACCACCGAGCCAGCGCCGAAGTGGCGGGACCAGTTGGTATCGTGGTAATTCTAAATAGCATCGTCCATTTGGGTTGGACCTATTTATGGCTGTTCGTTTTAACCATCACGATTTCGCTAGCCGTTATTAATATCTTGCCCATTCCAGCCCTGGATGGCGGCCGCTTGGCGCTGGTGCTGGCCAAATCACGCTACCAAGGTCTCTCCGAAGCGGCTGAAAATCGGATTCATAAATACGGTTTCATTGGGTTATTGATTTTTATGGCGCTAATAACCATCATCGACGTTCGGCGGTATTTATGA
- a CDS encoding CPBP family intramembrane glutamic endopeptidase: MKRVIEVPWKTSEALAVFAASWVLVPLAVWALLATAATFWPAAHHWLNLLGTSDITVNFIMVALDALVGLLLVKLILDRYHVGWSAVGLRRVKIGRAIAYVTAALIAFLILVALSFAIVSLFFPHFNADQAQVNEFTQPKGTGALRLSFLALVVIPPFIEEIIFRGFIFPALTKRWGIILGAIITSLLFAIAHWQLNVGVYTLILSLILCMMYYKLRSIWPGIFLHMINNYIAFTALIHK; encoded by the coding sequence ATGAAACGCGTCATCGAAGTCCCCTGGAAAACCAGTGAGGCTCTGGCCGTTTTTGCGGCTTCTTGGGTATTAGTACCACTGGCGGTCTGGGCCCTCTTAGCAACGGCCGCAACGTTTTGGCCGGCTGCCCACCACTGGCTGAATCTGCTTGGCACTAGCGATATCACCGTTAACTTTATCATGGTGGCACTCGATGCTTTGGTCGGATTGCTACTAGTCAAACTGATCCTTGATCGTTATCACGTTGGGTGGAGCGCGGTTGGCCTGCGCCGGGTAAAAATCGGTCGGGCCATCGCCTATGTAACTGCCGCCTTAATTGCCTTTTTAATTCTAGTGGCGCTTTCGTTTGCAATCGTTAGCCTATTTTTCCCGCACTTCAATGCTGACCAGGCTCAGGTCAATGAATTTACTCAACCGAAAGGTACTGGGGCCTTGCGGCTGAGTTTTTTGGCGCTGGTTGTTATCCCGCCCTTCATCGAAGAAATCATCTTCCGCGGCTTTATTTTCCCGGCCTTAACCAAGCGTTGGGGCATCATTCTCGGTGCCATTATCACCAGCCTGCTGTTTGCGATTGCTCACTGGCAGCTCAACGTTGGCGTCTATACCTTAATCTTGAGCCTGATATTGTGTATGATGTACTACAAGCTGCGCAGTATCTGGCCGGGGATTTTCCTACACATGATTAATAACTACATTGCCTTTACCGCGTTGATTCATAAATGA
- a CDS encoding aminoacyl--tRNA ligase-related protein — translation MKLSQNFVHPSKTEAGEGESLNHQLLTRAGFVSQLMAGVYSYLPLGLAVLRKIEGVVREEMNAVGGQEVLMPALHPKANWVRTGGWDKIDVLFKLKSRTDREYALGQSEEEIITPLVLGRVNSYKQLPLAVYQISWKYRDELRAKSGLLRGREFFMKDLYSFHVDQTDFDRFYEVMKAAYLKIFDRLGLVAKVTEAAGGGFTEKVSYEFMVLTDAGEDDILYCDNCDFCVNVEIAKVKVGDECPKCSQDKLKAAKASEVGNVFDLGQKYGKDFDLGFVDDKGTKHYPVMGCYGIGITRVMGVIVEKHHDEQGIIWPEVVAPAQIHLISLGDDAKVTKAADELYDKLIKAGREVVYDDRNESAGVKFADADLIGIPERWTVSAKTLAEDSVEVKQRDQKESKLIKLDKAA, via the coding sequence ATGAAATTATCACAAAATTTTGTACACCCTAGTAAGACTGAGGCAGGTGAAGGCGAAAGCCTCAATCATCAACTCCTAACTCGAGCTGGCTTTGTTAGCCAATTGATGGCTGGGGTTTATAGCTACTTACCGCTGGGGTTGGCCGTCTTACGCAAAATCGAAGGCGTTGTACGAGAGGAGATGAATGCGGTTGGTGGCCAAGAGGTTTTAATGCCAGCGCTTCATCCTAAAGCTAATTGGGTCAGGACCGGCGGCTGGGATAAGATCGATGTGCTCTTTAAACTCAAGAGCCGGACCGATCGCGAATATGCTCTGGGCCAAAGCGAAGAGGAGATTATCACGCCGTTAGTCTTGGGTCGGGTCAATTCTTACAAACAGCTGCCCCTGGCCGTCTACCAAATTTCCTGGAAGTATCGTGATGAGCTCAGGGCCAAATCGGGCCTCCTGCGGGGCCGCGAGTTTTTCATGAAAGATCTCTACAGCTTTCATGTCGATCAAACTGATTTCGATCGTTTTTACGAAGTCATGAAGGCGGCTTACCTGAAGATCTTTGATCGGTTAGGGTTAGTGGCCAAGGTAACCGAGGCGGCCGGCGGTGGTTTTACCGAGAAAGTCTCCTATGAATTTATGGTATTAACCGACGCTGGCGAGGACGATATCCTCTATTGCGACAATTGTGACTTCTGCGTAAATGTCGAGATCGCCAAGGTTAAGGTTGGCGATGAATGCCCGAAGTGTAGTCAGGATAAGTTGAAAGCCGCTAAGGCTAGCGAAGTGGGTAACGTCTTCGATTTAGGTCAGAAGTACGGCAAGGATTTTGATCTGGGATTTGTTGATGACAAAGGCACCAAGCATTATCCAGTAATGGGCTGTTACGGTATTGGCATTACCAGGGTGATGGGCGTCATCGTTGAAAAACATCACGATGAACAGGGCATTATCTGGCCCGAGGTGGTGGCTCCAGCTCAGATTCACCTGATTAGTTTGGGTGATGACGCCAAAGTTACTAAGGCGGCCGATGAACTCTACGACAAATTAATCAAAGCCGGGCGCGAAGTTGTCTACGACGACCGCAATGAATCAGCAGGCGTCAAATTCGCCGACGCTGACCTGATTGGCATCCCCGAGCGCTGGACCGTTAGCGCCAAAACCTTGGCCGAGGATTCGGTCGAAGTCAAACAACGTGATCAAAAAGAATCTAAACTAATAAAGCTCGACAAAGCCGCCTAA